A part of Lentimicrobium sp. L6 genomic DNA contains:
- the sfsA gene encoding DNA/RNA nuclease SfsA: protein MQFNNLVKGKLIKRYKRFLADVELEDGSIITAHCTNTGSMTSCIEEGAPVLLSPADNPKRKTPFTWEMIWINNNWVGINTNNANTIAFELVSKQLIPGLTNLSHLKREVKFGDSRFDIFGKDGEQEVWMEVKNVSMREGNRALFPDAATTRGQKHLKTLMQLVEAGKRAAMIYLIQRSDVDSFGTAKKIDPEYDRLLKNAKAKGVEVYPVQVLLSENEISFYRLL from the coding sequence ATGCAATTCAATAACTTAGTAAAAGGGAAGCTCATTAAACGATACAAACGCTTTTTAGCTGATGTGGAACTAGAGGATGGTTCCATCATAACAGCCCATTGTACCAATACAGGAAGCATGACGAGTTGCATAGAAGAAGGAGCTCCTGTGCTTCTCTCCCCTGCCGATAATCCCAAACGCAAAACGCCATTCACTTGGGAAATGATTTGGATTAATAACAACTGGGTGGGAATAAATACCAATAATGCCAATACTATTGCCTTCGAATTGGTTTCTAAGCAGCTGATTCCTGGACTTACTAACTTAAGCCATTTAAAACGAGAAGTGAAATTTGGGGATTCTCGATTTGATATTTTTGGTAAAGATGGAGAGCAAGAAGTGTGGATGGAAGTAAAAAACGTAAGCATGAGGGAAGGAAACAGAGCATTATTTCCGGACGCAGCCACTACTCGTGGACAAAAACATCTCAAAACACTCATGCAACTGGTGGAGGCAGGGAAACGAGCCGCCATGATCTACCTGATACAAAGAAGCGATGTAGATAGCTTTGGAACTGCAAAAAAGATAGATCCCGAATATGATAGACTCCTCAAAAATGCCAAAGCAAAAGGAGTAGAAGTTTATCCTGTGCAAGTACTTTTGAGCGAGAATGAGATTTCTTTTTATCGGTTGCTTTAA
- a CDS encoding DUF6790 family protein — translation MFFKILDISRIVLVSLAFYFGYQIGFAEEVYNAKAQLHFMIPIIIGAVAGISGLEGIFLSKKSAIEKGFAVDSNYQKQSAIALLSYATIAIWVYFAQWGIMAELTILFTFLFFLFFAAINHAYDAISRKNYKWQNINRPFITFFLILGLIYPIYKVLSH, via the coding sequence ATGTTTTTCAAAATATTAGATATTTCTAGAATCGTTTTAGTTAGCCTCGCTTTTTATTTCGGATATCAAATTGGCTTTGCCGAAGAAGTTTATAATGCCAAAGCTCAGTTACATTTTATGATTCCTATTATTATTGGTGCAGTAGCAGGAATATCAGGATTGGAAGGGATATTTCTAAGTAAGAAATCTGCAATTGAAAAAGGATTTGCAGTAGATAGTAACTATCAAAAACAATCAGCTATTGCATTGCTTTCCTATGCAACAATTGCTATTTGGGTTTATTTTGCACAATGGGGGATTATGGCTGAACTTACTATTTTATTTACTTTTCTATTCTTTCTCTTTTTTGCGGCTATCAACCATGCCTATGATGCCATTAGCAGGAAAAATTACAAATGGCAAAACATCAACCGACCATTTATTACCTTTTTCCTAATTCTAGGATTGATATACCCTATTTATAAGGTGCTTTCACACTAG
- a CDS encoding C25 family cysteine peptidase → MRSLLPKMSFIMVILLGFAMLSSAQSYVFDENAQTNGFQIQSSSKGAIKLSHSVHSFNLFDVEIQGENMKQLEYGLSMFPAEEGMPDLGSAARYLLIPNGAQSKVHVTYQNKVVYENIEIAPAAAIPFDTEEAKPAVKGSSYQKNAFYPAQIAQTETTEIRGMTFAIVSVNPFQYNPITKELVVYKNLEVEVEIIGGNGQYGEDRFRSKYWDQILDDIVYNAEALPKVDYSKMNKSTKEEGCEYLILVPNNDEFLPWADSIKLFRTEQGITTKVVTLDEMGGNNLEGLKDYFNTIYETWDPVPSGVLLMADYGNDDNTITSKTYPHPYSGNFITDNYFADYTGNDLPDFVFARMTGRDYAEMETMVTKFLEYERTPPTDADFYNKPITALGWQTERWFQICSETVGGYMREVLGKDPVRINAVYGGNPNNDPWSTATNTNQVTSYFGPDGLGYLPATPGEMGGWSGGTATDVVNAINDGAFILQHRDHGMESGWGEPAFTSSYINQLNNVDEIGHIFSINCLTGRFDMAGECFAEKFHRYTSGGALSLTAASQVSYSFVNDAYVWGVFDNMWPDFMPDYGGTEVEEREFRPAFGNAAGKYFLSYTNWPYNTDSKQITYRLFHHHGDAFNIVYTEVPMEMEINYSEVLVSGPDFIDIQAEEGAMIAFSVDGELIGVDEATGVSAPVTIEAQVPGTMIKVVVTKQNYYRHEGYIQVIAPDGPYVVKTGFEVDDAAGNNNGKVDFGEEIALNFSVKNLGTEMASGVEVTITCDDDLITLIDNQESFGDINVDEELSHDAAFAFTVAEEIPDNHSFVFEFSATNGTDVWESSFSIKGYAPVLEILNMELTETSGNDNGRLDPGEEATLSIQIANNGRCATPEGIANLISASDYLTVNTADITFTTIDSADMIIAEFDIESAVDASIGSVAVITTEVNAGPYSASKEFGISIGLIVEDWESGDFTQYDWSFAGNADWQIVDDESYEGEYSAKSSPIGHNQSSELVLEYEVMMEDVISFYYKVSSESGYDKLKFYIDNTEQGSWDGEVAWTEAVYSISPGVHTLKWKYVKDGSATGGSDCAWVDFIVLPPMMLPAANAGDDAQICNTETTYQLEGGAADYETLAWTTSGDGTFSANDIVDPIYTLGTDDINNGAAELTLTATSSTGSVSNTMSLEIVSTPAQAEMPAGEAIVCYQAQDMVYTIAGEGTYTWTISPEDAAIINAVGNTAYLSFNEGFAGELNLVVSEYNVCGEGPASEALAITVNEQASAAFNADASMCAGSETALSIDLTGNGPWNVEVNDEDGLELFFEATESPYELTLSPEASMNYTLMHITDANSCVGTAEGSAMVTVNELPNAILSGDAAEVCANGLVEVNVELTGASPWNLKVGAEGNEQEFEVVNSTDMIEFTVSDESMELGFISIIDANECHGNGEGSIAITVMESPSVDLGLDTIVCNHIILTLDAQNQGSAYAWSTGATDQTIDIDETMADASGDVSVSVVVTNPTGCEGSDEMMVHFQDCTGLGELSANDIALMPNPNNGLFKLEINGQLSKSADITIHNSIGEVVYTIAASNINEQIDIDLSHLSDGVYFIMIPQEQSVINKRFVIRK, encoded by the coding sequence ATGAGATCACTCTTACCAAAAATGTCTTTTATCATGGTCATCTTATTGGGGTTTGCTATGCTTTCTAGTGCCCAATCCTATGTCTTTGATGAAAATGCACAAACTAATGGATTTCAAATCCAATCAAGTAGTAAAGGCGCTATCAAGCTAAGTCACAGCGTTCACAGTTTTAATTTATTCGATGTTGAAATTCAAGGCGAAAATATGAAACAACTGGAATATGGTCTTTCCATGTTTCCTGCAGAAGAAGGTATGCCCGATTTAGGAAGTGCTGCTCGCTATTTGTTAATTCCAAATGGAGCACAATCCAAAGTTCATGTGACCTATCAAAACAAAGTAGTTTATGAAAACATAGAAATTGCTCCTGCCGCTGCCATTCCTTTTGATACTGAGGAAGCCAAGCCAGCTGTAAAAGGAAGCTCTTATCAGAAAAATGCTTTCTATCCAGCTCAGATAGCTCAAACAGAAACTACTGAAATTCGCGGTATGACATTCGCCATAGTAAGCGTGAATCCTTTTCAATATAACCCTATCACTAAAGAACTTGTGGTTTATAAAAACCTAGAAGTGGAAGTGGAAATCATAGGTGGTAATGGCCAATATGGTGAAGATCGTTTCCGAAGCAAATACTGGGATCAGATTTTAGATGATATCGTTTATAATGCTGAAGCTCTTCCTAAAGTAGATTATTCAAAAATGAATAAATCAACTAAAGAAGAAGGATGTGAATACCTCATTTTGGTGCCTAATAATGATGAGTTTTTGCCTTGGGCCGATTCTATCAAACTTTTCCGTACAGAACAAGGCATCACTACTAAAGTGGTTACCCTTGATGAAATGGGCGGAAACAACTTAGAAGGTTTAAAAGATTATTTTAATACCATATACGAAACTTGGGATCCGGTTCCTTCTGGTGTTTTATTAATGGCCGACTATGGTAATGATGACAATACCATCACTTCAAAAACATATCCCCATCCTTATTCAGGTAATTTTATTACTGATAATTATTTTGCCGATTATACTGGAAACGATCTTCCTGATTTCGTTTTCGCACGTATGACAGGCCGTGATTATGCTGAAATGGAAACTATGGTAACTAAGTTTTTAGAGTATGAAAGAACACCTCCTACTGATGCTGATTTTTATAATAAACCAATTACAGCTTTAGGATGGCAAACCGAAAGGTGGTTTCAGATTTGTTCGGAGACTGTTGGAGGTTATATGAGAGAAGTTCTAGGAAAAGATCCAGTTCGTATCAATGCCGTTTATGGTGGAAATCCTAATAACGACCCTTGGTCTACAGCTACTAATACCAACCAAGTTACCTCATATTTTGGCCCTGATGGTTTAGGTTATTTACCTGCAACTCCAGGCGAAATGGGTGGATGGAGTGGTGGAACAGCTACTGATGTAGTAAATGCTATCAATGATGGTGCTTTTATCCTACAACACCGTGACCATGGTATGGAATCTGGTTGGGGAGAACCCGCATTCACATCTAGCTATATCAACCAATTAAATAATGTTGACGAAATTGGACATATTTTCTCTATCAATTGCCTAACTGGTCGTTTTGATATGGCTGGTGAATGTTTTGCAGAGAAATTCCATAGGTATACAAGTGGTGGTGCTTTAAGCTTAACAGCTGCTTCTCAAGTATCCTACTCTTTTGTAAATGATGCTTATGTTTGGGGGGTTTTTGACAATATGTGGCCCGACTTTATGCCCGATTATGGTGGAACAGAAGTAGAAGAAAGAGAATTTCGTCCTGCCTTTGGTAACGCTGCTGGTAAATACTTCCTCTCTTATACAAATTGGCCTTATAACACCGATAGTAAACAAATCACATATCGCTTATTCCATCACCATGGAGATGCCTTCAATATTGTTTATACTGAGGTCCCTATGGAAATGGAAATTAATTATAGTGAAGTATTAGTAAGTGGTCCAGATTTTATCGATATCCAGGCTGAAGAAGGTGCAATGATTGCTTTCTCAGTAGATGGAGAATTAATAGGTGTTGATGAAGCTACAGGTGTTTCTGCTCCTGTAACCATCGAAGCTCAAGTTCCGGGAACTATGATTAAAGTGGTGGTGACCAAGCAAAACTATTACCGTCATGAAGGATATATCCAAGTGATTGCTCCTGATGGACCATATGTGGTTAAAACAGGGTTTGAAGTGGATGATGCTGCAGGAAATAATAATGGTAAAGTTGATTTTGGCGAAGAAATCGCTCTTAACTTTAGCGTTAAAAACCTAGGTACTGAAATGGCTTCTGGTGTTGAAGTGACCATAACTTGTGATGATGATTTAATCACACTCATTGACAACCAAGAGTCTTTTGGTGATATTAATGTGGATGAAGAATTAAGCCATGACGCTGCTTTCGCTTTTACTGTAGCTGAAGAAATTCCTGATAACCATAGCTTTGTTTTTGAGTTCAGCGCCACAAATGGTACAGATGTTTGGGAAAGTTCATTCTCCATTAAAGGATACGCCCCAGTTTTAGAGATTCTAAATATGGAATTAACTGAAACATCAGGTAATGATAATGGCAGATTAGATCCAGGAGAAGAAGCTACCCTAAGTATTCAAATTGCTAACAATGGTCGTTGTGCTACTCCAGAAGGAATTGCCAACCTCATTAGTGCTTCTGATTATTTAACTGTAAATACTGCTGACATTACTTTTACTACCATCGATAGTGCTGATATGATTATCGCAGAATTCGATATAGAATCTGCCGTTGATGCATCAATAGGTAGCGTTGCTGTGATAACAACAGAAGTAAATGCTGGTCCTTATTCCGCTAGCAAAGAGTTTGGCATTTCTATTGGCCTCATCGTTGAAGATTGGGAATCTGGAGACTTCACTCAATATGATTGGTCTTTTGCAGGTAATGCTGATTGGCAAATTGTAGATGACGAATCTTATGAAGGTGAATACAGTGCAAAATCGTCCCCTATTGGACATAACCAATCCAGCGAACTGGTTCTTGAATACGAAGTAATGATGGAAGATGTCATCAGCTTCTATTATAAAGTAAGCTCAGAAAGTGGTTATGACAAACTAAAATTCTATATTGATAATACAGAGCAAGGCAGCTGGGATGGTGAAGTAGCTTGGACTGAAGCCGTTTATTCAATCAGCCCTGGAGTTCATACCTTAAAATGGAAATATGTAAAAGATGGATCTGCTACAGGCGGAAGTGATTGTGCTTGGGTAGATTTTATTGTTCTTCCTCCAATGATGCTTCCTGCTGCTAATGCTGGTGATGATGCTCAAATTTGTAATACAGAAACTACTTATCAATTAGAAGGTGGAGCTGCTGATTATGAAACATTAGCTTGGACCACTTCTGGTGATGGTACCTTCTCCGCAAATGACATTGTTGATCCTATCTATACTTTAGGTACTGACGATATTAATAATGGTGCTGCAGAACTTACTTTAACCGCTACAAGCAGTACTGGTTCTGTAAGCAATACCATGAGTCTTGAAATAGTTAGCACACCTGCGCAAGCTGAAATGCCTGCCGGTGAAGCAATAGTATGTTATCAAGCACAAGATATGGTTTATACCATAGCTGGTGAGGGCACATACACATGGACTATTAGCCCTGAGGATGCTGCTATAATAAATGCTGTTGGCAATACCGCTTACCTTTCATTCAACGAAGGATTTGCTGGAGAATTAAACCTAGTTGTCAGCGAGTATAATGTTTGTGGCGAAGGTCCTGCTTCGGAAGCTTTAGCCATCACTGTAAACGAGCAAGCTAGTGCAGCATTTAATGCTGATGCTAGTATGTGTGCGGGTTCTGAAACAGCTCTTAGCATTGACCTGACAGGTAATGGTCCTTGGAATGTAGAGGTAAACGATGAGGATGGTTTAGAGCTATTCTTCGAAGCCACAGAAAGTCCTTATGAACTAACACTTAGCCCTGAAGCTAGCATGAACTATACCTTGATGCATATTACTGATGCTAACTCTTGTGTGGGAACTGCTGAAGGTTCTGCAATGGTCACTGTAAATGAACTTCCTAACGCTATTCTTTCTGGAGATGCTGCTGAGGTTTGTGCCAATGGTTTAGTAGAAGTTAATGTGGAACTGACTGGAGCTTCACCTTGGAATTTAAAAGTGGGTGCAGAAGGAAATGAACAAGAGTTTGAAGTGGTAAACAGTACTGATATGATTGAGTTCACTGTTTCAGATGAAAGCATGGAATTAGGATTTATCTCTATTATTGATGCCAATGAATGTCATGGAAATGGTGAAGGTTCTATTGCTATCACGGTTATGGAATCGCCAAGTGTTGATTTAGGATTAGACACTATAGTTTGTAATCACATCATTCTTACTCTTGATGCTCAAAATCAAGGAAGTGCCTACGCTTGGTCCACTGGAGCTACAGACCAAACCATAGATATTGATGAAACCATGGCAGATGCTTCTGGTGATGTTTCGGTTAGCGTGGTGGTAACAAATCCTACAGGTTGTGAAGGTTCTGATGAAATGATGGTTCATTTCCAAGATTGTACAGGTTTAGGTGAATTATCAGCTAATGATATTGCTTTAATGCCTAATCCTAATAACGGACTATTCAAATTAGAAATCAACGGTCAGTTATCAAAATCTGCTGATATTACTATTCATAATAGCATAGGTGAAGTGGTTTATACCATTGCTGCCTCTAATATTAATGAACAAATTGATATCGACTTGAGTCATTTATCTGATGGTGTTTATTTCATCATGATTCCTCAAGAGCAAAGCGTGATCAACAAGCGATTTGTGATTAGAAAATAA
- a CDS encoding ATP-binding protein → MRYFILLAFLATSFNLSAQYHIMFSDNYPPYNYLSEEGQLVGFNIDILNAIDDLYESDIFTTGGDWVTINSKLNNGSIQAIGGDHYPGSPESQFIYTRSAINTSHCFLYNTNNINHFSLEFLRTKNQPLVAMWKNDVLIHYVLSINPSAKFLFIDNYQELILSLDRKEVTCIISQRVGSMYYAQKLNKEYVEATEHRILERNMGFKISKDSPELAELLNNGLEVILANGEYQKIHDKWITKYNRGPNDWHKYLKTLLISSGLIILLILFLIVINRVLQIRVRNKTQDLREQLELNSKIMSELEKEKIKAEESDKFKSAFLANMSHEIRTPMNGIIGFAELLKSEENTHEEQERFIGIIQKSGYRMLDTINNIIDVSKLESGVETPQYQDVNIMLIMHELQNFFSQEAQKKGLELILNEQITFTGPFFTDEYKLNSILTNLIKNAIKFTHKGSVEISYTITDTMAEFIIQDTGIGIPQKKQASIFEQFVQADFSHSNGYEGSGLGLSISKGYAIILNGEMSLESEVDKGTKFTIQIPNNHC, encoded by the coding sequence ATGCGTTATTTTATTTTATTAGCATTTCTAGCCACTTCCTTCAACTTATCTGCTCAATACCATATCATGTTTAGTGATAATTATCCTCCCTATAATTATTTAAGTGAGGAAGGTCAACTGGTAGGTTTTAATATAGATATCCTAAATGCTATTGATGATCTCTATGAATCGGACATTTTTACTACAGGAGGAGATTGGGTAACCATTAATTCAAAACTTAATAATGGTAGTATTCAAGCTATTGGTGGTGATCATTACCCTGGGAGTCCCGAAAGTCAATTTATTTATACTCGTTCTGCAATAAATACTTCACATTGTTTTTTATATAATACCAACAATATCAATCATTTTTCACTGGAGTTTCTAAGAACAAAAAACCAACCTCTTGTGGCCATGTGGAAAAACGATGTTTTGATCCATTATGTACTTTCAATAAATCCATCTGCTAAATTTTTATTTATTGATAATTATCAAGAATTAATTCTTTCTCTAGATCGCAAAGAGGTGACTTGTATCATTTCTCAAAGAGTTGGAAGTATGTATTATGCTCAGAAACTAAACAAAGAATATGTTGAAGCTACTGAGCATCGTATTCTAGAGCGAAATATGGGTTTTAAAATATCCAAAGATTCTCCAGAGTTAGCTGAATTATTAAATAATGGATTAGAAGTAATATTAGCCAATGGAGAATACCAAAAAATACATGATAAATGGATTACTAAGTATAATAGAGGACCAAATGATTGGCATAAATACCTTAAAACACTTTTAATATCAAGTGGACTTATTATACTACTCATCTTATTCCTTATTGTCATTAATAGGGTATTGCAAATTAGAGTTCGAAATAAAACCCAAGACCTCCGAGAACAATTAGAGTTGAATTCCAAAATAATGAGTGAGTTAGAGAAGGAAAAAATTAAAGCTGAAGAAAGCGACAAGTTTAAGTCTGCCTTTTTGGCCAATATGAGTCATGAAATCAGAACTCCAATGAATGGAATTATTGGTTTTGCTGAGCTTCTAAAATCTGAAGAAAACACACATGAAGAGCAAGAACGATTTATTGGTATTATCCAAAAAAGTGGATATAGAATGTTAGATACCATTAATAATATTATTGATGTTTCAAAATTAGAATCAGGAGTGGAAACACCGCAATATCAAGATGTCAATATCATGCTCATCATGCATGAACTTCAAAACTTTTTCAGCCAAGAAGCCCAAAAAAAAGGATTAGAATTAATACTCAATGAACAAATAACATTTACCGGTCCATTTTTTACTGATGAATATAAACTGAATTCCATCCTAACAAACCTTATTAAAAATGCTATTAAATTTACTCACAAAGGCTCTGTAGAAATAAGCTATACCATAACTGATACCATGGCTGAATTTATAATTCAAGATACTGGAATTGGCATCCCACAAAAAAAACAAGCTTCTATATTTGAACAATTTGTGCAAGCCGATTTTTCTCATTCTAATGGTTACGAAGGTTCTGGACTTGGCCTTTCCATTTCAAAGGGATATGCAATTATATTAAATGGCGAAATGAGTTTGGAGTCAGAAGTTGATAAAGGAACGAAATTCACTATTCAAATTCCAAATAACCACTGCTGA
- a CDS encoding lectin like domain-containing protein: protein MKNSIVYLLFCLSSILTYGQPPTTFNLTNVNGENYVTSVKSQLGGTCWAFGSMAAMESNLLMTGNWEAQGEVGEPDLAEYHLDWWNGYNEYFNQDLEEAYNNGQGLETHMGGDYRMTTAYISRLEGSVREIDAESYDDPSERNHPNHHKYYPKSVEWYNAGDDLSNIELIKYKIMEHGVMAVCMSYSNDFMSGINHYQPTWDNREPNHSVSIIGWNDNRETQAPGPGAWLVKNSWGNDWGMAGYFWISYYDKHACKNPEMGAISFIDVDILDYDTAYYHDYHGWRDTLTEVSEAFNAFIANEDEDIVAVSFFTAGENVEYHVKIYGQFTDGTDGELLDERISHVGMIEHSGFHTIDLPDYVTFLTGEKFYVYLELSHGGHPYDRTSFVPVLLGDVKAATKGMVPSTTKEKQSFYKENGSWLDFYHYDEPGDYQSTGSFCIKALAQHNHIMGLQAVDQKTGGFLNFAPNPFTSSASISYEIPEASIVEIEVYSIKGQMVEVLKSEKHMSGSHQISWNNNTLTTGVYFLNMKIDGQFYDQMKIVKVD, encoded by the coding sequence ATGAAGAACTCTATTGTGTATTTGCTTTTTTGTCTTTCCTCGATATTAACATACGGACAACCACCAACAACATTCAATTTAACAAATGTTAATGGTGAGAATTATGTCACCAGCGTAAAAAGCCAATTAGGTGGAACATGTTGGGCATTCGGAAGCATGGCTGCCATGGAAAGTAACCTTTTGATGACCGGAAACTGGGAGGCACAAGGTGAAGTTGGAGAGCCCGATTTAGCAGAGTATCATTTAGATTGGTGGAATGGTTATAATGAATATTTTAATCAAGATCTTGAAGAGGCCTATAATAATGGTCAAGGCTTAGAAACTCATATGGGTGGTGATTATAGAATGACCACTGCCTACATTTCTCGTCTAGAAGGAAGTGTTAGAGAGATAGATGCCGAAAGCTATGATGATCCTTCTGAAAGAAACCATCCCAATCATCATAAATATTATCCAAAAAGTGTAGAATGGTATAATGCAGGTGACGATTTATCCAATATAGAACTCATAAAGTATAAAATCATGGAACATGGGGTAATGGCTGTGTGCATGAGTTATTCCAACGATTTTATGAGTGGAATAAATCATTATCAGCCAACTTGGGATAACCGTGAACCAAACCATTCTGTTTCTATTATTGGATGGAATGATAATAGAGAAACTCAGGCTCCCGGTCCTGGTGCATGGTTGGTAAAAAATAGCTGGGGTAATGACTGGGGAATGGCAGGTTATTTCTGGATTTCATATTACGACAAACATGCTTGTAAAAACCCTGAAATGGGAGCTATATCATTTATTGATGTAGATATTTTAGATTATGATACGGCCTATTATCATGATTATCATGGTTGGAGAGATACATTGACAGAAGTATCAGAAGCTTTTAATGCTTTTATTGCTAATGAAGATGAGGATATTGTGGCTGTGAGTTTCTTCACTGCTGGAGAAAATGTTGAGTATCATGTAAAAATATACGGTCAGTTTACCGATGGTACCGATGGAGAGTTATTGGATGAGCGTATTAGCCATGTTGGAATGATTGAGCATTCGGGTTTCCATACTATTGATTTACCTGATTATGTAACATTTCTTACTGGCGAAAAGTTCTATGTTTATTTGGAGTTAAGTCATGGCGGTCATCCATATGATAGAACCTCTTTTGTACCTGTACTTTTAGGAGATGTCAAAGCTGCAACTAAGGGTATGGTGCCTAGTACAACAAAGGAAAAACAAAGTTTTTATAAAGAAAATGGATCTTGGCTCGATTTTTACCATTATGATGAACCGGGAGATTACCAAAGTACGGGGAGTTTTTGCATCAAAGCCTTAGCCCAACATAATCATATTATGGGACTTCAGGCTGTTGATCAGAAAACAGGAGGTTTCCTTAATTTTGCTCCAAATCCATTTACTTCTTCTGCTAGTATTTCTTACGAAATTCCAGAAGCATCTATTGTGGAGATTGAAGTGTACTCGATAAAAGGACAGATGGTTGAAGTTCTTAAATCAGAGAAGCATATGAGTGGTTCACATCAAATCTCATGGAATAATAATACTTTAACTACTGGAGTATATTTTCTAAACATGAAAATAGATGGTCAGTTCTATGACCAAATGAAAATTGTAAAAGTGGATTAG